From the genome of Miscanthus floridulus cultivar M001 chromosome 10, ASM1932011v1, whole genome shotgun sequence, one region includes:
- the LOC136487811 gene encoding receptor-like protein EIX2, with product MHRLAAMLVSLLCCFLFIATLKAQQQPQPAASDNTASPPSCIPHERDALLAFKHAVTSDPAGLLTSWRRDGGHGEQDCCRWRGVRCSNRTGHVHALRLPNTGEVEAAMEGKISPSLLALDHLEHLDLSCNDITGPSGRLPEFLGSLKNLKYLDLSGIPFYGGLPPQFGNLSRLQYLDLSTFKGDTNSTDLSWLTRLPSIKYLHLNGVDLSTVVDWPHIINMLPSLRVLSLSYCSLASANQSLPHLNLTNLEELDASWNSFDHPMVTSWFWNITSLRFLYLSYTSMYGQFPDALGDMTSLQVLDLSYNHNNDEKYRIMTTDLKNLCNLEVLNLDRALLYGDIAELLPRCSPNKLQELDLNQNQLTGMLPRWIGQLTSLVVLNLGQNNITGSLPISIGQLTGLQTLDLSCNNLNGHVPYEIGMLSNLTYLDLNSNKLDGVITEEHLVSARSLKYIDLSYNALKIEISSDWQPPFRLDLVNFASCQMGPLFPAWLQWNVNIAYLDISSAGIADKLPQWFFDAFSNVQFMNISNNQLNGTLPTDMGSMSLERLYLSSNQLTGQIPTLPPNISTLDLSNNFLSGPLPSAVGSTNLNKLSLFSNRLTGHIPESFCKHQQLFVLDLSNNFLEGEPPLCLKVTESMEFVALRNNSLTGKFPSFLQNLTIVFFLDLSWNKFSGRLPMWIGSLTSLRVIRLSHNKFFGSIPMNFTNISCLQYMDLNNNKISGSLPIYLSNLKFMTNKSMMGCYYGAELWNSDLSSVSTVLKGQELNYGSLYRVWETRMMSIDLSSNNLIGEIPEEIVFLDDLVNLNLSRNHLSGVVPNKIGEMQSLESLDLLRNMLSGEIPASLSNLTFLSYLDLSYNNLTGRIPSGSQLDTLYAEYPSMYIGNTGLCGHPLQNNCSSEGHAPKQGGLGRTEEGHGIQFFYLGLGFGFVVGTWMAFGVLMFKRSWRIACFRLSDKLCDKVYVLVAVWARQTGTDHHA from the coding sequence ATGCATCGCCTAGCTGCCATGCTCGTGTCGTTGCTCTGCTGCTTCTTGTTCATCGCCACGCTgaaagcacagcagcagccccagcCAGCCGCTAGTGATAACACAGCTAGTCCTCCGAGCTGCATACCCCACGAGAGGGACGCCCTGCTGGCATTCAAGCACGCCGTCACCAGCGACCCTGCAGGCCTCCTCACCTCGTGGCGTCGAGATGGTGGCCACGGCGAGCAGGACTGTTGCCGATGGAGAGGCGTCCGGTGCAGCAACCGGACTGGTCACGTCCATGCGCTTCGACTTCCAAACACCGGAGAAGTAGAAGCAGCTATGGAGGGCAAGATAAGTCCTTCTTTGCTTGCTCTGGATCATCTAGAGCACCTTGACCTCAGCTGCAATGATATAACAGGGCCAAGTGGTCGTCTTCCCGAGTTCTTGGGCTCTCTAAAGAATCTCAAGTATCTTGACCTCTCTGGCATACCGTTCTATGGTGGCCTGCCTCCCCAGTTTGGCAACTTGTCAAGGCTGCAGTATCTAGATCTTTCCACCTTTAAGGGAGACACAAACTCGACGGATCTCTCATGGTTAACACGCCTTCCTTCCATAAAATATCTTCACCTCAATGGAGTAGACCTCAGCACAGTAGTGGATTGGCCTCATATCATAAACATGCTTCCTTCTTTGAGGGTCCTTAGTCTTTCCTACTGCTCTCTTGCAAGCGCAAACCAATCGCTGCCACACCTGAACCTTACAAACCTCGAGGAGCTAGATGCTTCCTGGAACTCCTTCGACCATCCAATGGTGACCAGCTGGTTCTGGAACATAACAAGCCTTAGATTCCTTTACCTCAGCTACACTAGTATGTACGGTCAATTTCCGGATGCTCTGGGCGACATGACATCCCTTCAAGTCCTTGATCTTTCATATAATCATAATAATGATGAGAAGTATCGCATCATGACCACGGATCTGAAGAATCTATGCAATTTGGAGGTCCTGAACCTTGATCGGGCTCTCTTATATGGCGACATAGCTGAGCTGTTACCTCGCTGTTCACCCAACAAATTGCAAGAATTGGACCTCAATCAGAACCAATTAACTGGGATGCTACCAAGATGGATAGGGCAATTAACGAGCTTGGTCGTTCTGAATCTTGGTCAGAACAACATCACAGGATCCCTCCCAATCTCTATAGGGCAACTTACCGGTTTGCAGACACTTGACCTCTCTTGCAACAACCTAAATGGACATGTTCCATATGAGATTGGTATGCTCAGTAATCTGACCTATCTGGACCTAAATAGTAATAAATTGGATGGCGTGATCACGGAGGAACACCTTGTTAGTGCAAGGAGCCTGAAATACATAGACTTGTCATATAATGCCCTGAAGATTGAGATCAGCTCAGATTGGCAACCACCATTTAGATTAGATCTTGTAAACTTTGCATCCTGCCAGATGGGCCCACTATTTCCTGCGTGGCTTCAGTGGAATGTGAACATCGCCTATCTTGATATCTCGAGTGCAGGTATAGCTGATAAGCTTCCACAATGGTTCTTCGATGCCTTTTCAAATGTTCAGTTCATGAACATCTCCAACAATCAACTCAACGGAACTTTGCCAACCGATATGGGCTCCATGTCACTTGAAAGGCTCTATCTCAGCTCAAACCAATTAACTGGTCAGATACCCACACTGCCACCAAACATAAGTACCTTGGACTTGTCCAACAACTTCTTGTCGGGACCTCTGCCCTCCGCTGTTGGATCCACCAATCTAAACAAGCTATCTCTGTTCTCCAACCGACTCACTGGTCATATTCCTGAATCTTTTTGTAAACATCAACAATTATTTGTGTTGGACTTATCCAATAATTTTTTGGAGGGAGAACCACCGTTGTGCCTCAAGGTAACGGAATCTATGGAATTTGTAGCCTTAAGGAACAATAGTTTGACAGGAAAGTTCCCATCTTTTCTGCAAAACTTGACAATTGTGTTCTTCCTAGATTTGTCTTGGAACAAATTCTCTGGAAGATTGCCAATGTGGATTGGAAGCTTAACATCATTAAGAGTTATACGATTAAGTCACAACAAGTTCTTTGGTAGCATTCCAATGAACTTCACAAACATTTCTTGCCTTCAGTACATGGATCTAAATAACAATAAGATATCAGGCTCTCTGCCGATCTACCTATCAAATCTTAAATTTATGACAAACAAATCCATGATGGGTTGTTATTACGGCGCTGAATTATGGAATTCTGATCTTAGTAGTGTGTCTACAGTCTTGAAGGGGCAGGAATTGAACTACGGTTCCCTCTATAGAGTTTGGGAGACAAGGATGATGAGCATTGATTTATCTTCTAACAATTTAATCGGTGAAATTCCAGAAGAAATAGTTTTCCTTGACGATCTAGTGAATTTGAATCTGTCAAGGAACCACTTGAGCGGAGTTGTTCCAAACAAGATTGGGGAAATGCAGTCGCTTGAATCACTAGACCTCTTGAGGAACATGCTTTCTGGGGAAATACCGGCTAGTCTTTCAAATCTAACGTTCTTAAGCTACTTGGACTTGTCATACAACAATCTTACGGGAAGAATTCCATCAGGATCGCAGCTTGATACCCTATATGCAGAGTATCCATCTATGTACATTGGCAACACCGGTCTATGTGGGCATCCCCTTCAAAACAATTGCTCAAGTGAGGGTCATGCGCCAAAGCAAGGTGGACTGGGAAGAACTGAAGAAGGTCATGGGATACAATTCTTTTATCTTGGGCTCGGGTTCGGCTTCGTGGTTGGTACGTGGATGGCATTTGGTGTTCTGATGTTCAAGAGAAGCTGGAGAATCGCTTGCTTTCGACTCTCAGACAAGCTGTGCGACAAAGTGTATGTCCTTGTTGCTGTATGGGCAAGACAAACAGGAACTGATCACCATGCATGA